The Pectobacterium carotovorum genome contains a region encoding:
- a CDS encoding helix-turn-helix transcriptional regulator, with amino-acid sequence MKNQAASQTAIPTSGYIRPKRLAELLGVHESTIWRKVKNHTLPSPLKISERVTAFNAVEINEWLKDRATSIDINK; translated from the coding sequence ATGAAGAATCAAGCTGCATCACAAACAGCTATCCCCACTAGCGGCTACATCAGACCTAAACGATTAGCTGAACTGCTAGGCGTGCATGAGTCTACGATCTGGCGAAAGGTGAAAAATCATACCTTACCATCCCCTTTAAAAATTTCTGAGCGCGTAACTGCATTCAATGCAGTAGAAATAAATGAGTGGCTGAAAGACCGCGCCACATCAATAGATATCAATAAATAG
- a CDS encoding M55 family metallopeptidase: MKVFISADIEGIAGVMRPEQCSPGTAEYQLARGLMEQEVNAAIDGAFAGGATEVVVADSHAAMVNLRAENIDARARLVQGKPRGYSMVEGLEQQQFDGLMFIGYHSAAGEFGVLSHTINGRAFYRVRINGEIMGESDIYAAAGVEQKTPLWLVSGDDTLQSWIARYYPATDYACVKRAISQHAAESLSTEQARQVIRNAAKAAVEKAHRTLNSRIQAPYRLELMVAKPVLADLFCLLPNVERLDAITVGYTAQSMREITSLLGAFSYLATTQN, translated from the coding sequence ATGAAAGTGTTTATCTCTGCTGATATCGAAGGGATCGCCGGCGTGATGCGCCCGGAACAGTGCAGCCCCGGCACTGCGGAATATCAACTTGCACGCGGTCTGATGGAACAGGAAGTGAACGCCGCGATTGACGGTGCGTTCGCGGGTGGCGCAACCGAGGTGGTGGTCGCCGACAGCCATGCGGCCATGGTCAACCTACGTGCTGAGAATATCGACGCCCGTGCCCGGCTGGTACAGGGCAAACCGCGCGGCTATTCGATGGTTGAAGGGTTAGAGCAGCAGCAGTTTGATGGCCTGATGTTCATCGGCTATCACAGCGCGGCGGGTGAGTTTGGCGTGCTGTCGCATACCATCAACGGTCGTGCTTTCTACCGCGTGCGCATCAACGGTGAGATCATGGGCGAGAGCGACATCTACGCCGCCGCAGGCGTGGAACAAAAAACGCCACTCTGGCTGGTCAGCGGCGACGACACGCTCCAGAGCTGGATCGCCCGCTACTACCCCGCCACCGACTACGCCTGCGTCAAACGCGCTATCTCGCAGCACGCAGCGGAATCCCTCAGCACCGAACAGGCGCGTCAGGTGATTCGTAACGCGGCAAAAGCGGCGGTGGAAAAAGCACACCGGACGCTGAACTCGCGGATTCAGGCCCCCTACCGCCTCGAACTGATGGTGGCAAAACCGGTACTGGCCGATCTATTCTGTCTGCTGCCGAACGTTGAACGTTTGGATGCCATAACCGTAGGTTATACGGCGCAGAGCATGCGGGAAATCACCAGCCTGCTGGGCGCCTTTTCCTATCTGGCGACAACGCAAAACTGA
- a CDS encoding LysR family transcriptional regulator, with protein sequence MRLRHIEIFQAIVQAGTISGAARLLNVSQPNVSRVLNHAEQQLGFSLFERRTQGMVATEEGLRLIPKVQELFSHLQSISSLTEQIKTSKAHSVRLGAAHAFGQMIVAPTLVEFHKQAASVNVELVTEHFSTLCQNILQNQLDFALIFGQQVPSELLAEPLFQSTMVALLPKDSPINGPVSLEWLCNNNLLMMQHQDPLGQVLHRALRDKALQPAASLYIKTYSVIADMVLAGGGAGIVDLFTACRYADQLKIVPIDQPLPFEVTLISRRDNPQSQATLQLKQMMKNRCRDIARQNEALLNAA encoded by the coding sequence ATGCGATTACGCCATATTGAAATCTTCCAGGCCATTGTTCAGGCAGGCACCATCAGCGGCGCCGCCCGCTTGCTCAACGTGTCGCAGCCGAACGTCAGCCGGGTATTGAATCACGCAGAGCAGCAGCTCGGTTTTTCCCTGTTTGAACGTCGCACACAGGGAATGGTCGCCACCGAAGAAGGACTACGCCTCATCCCGAAAGTGCAGGAGCTTTTCAGCCATTTGCAGAGCATCAGTTCCCTCACCGAACAAATCAAAACCAGCAAAGCACACTCCGTACGGCTGGGCGCGGCACATGCATTCGGCCAGATGATTGTCGCGCCGACGCTGGTGGAGTTTCATAAGCAGGCCGCCTCGGTTAACGTCGAACTCGTCACTGAACACTTCAGCACGCTGTGCCAGAACATCCTGCAAAACCAGCTCGATTTCGCGCTGATCTTTGGTCAGCAGGTGCCGTCCGAGCTGCTGGCAGAACCGCTGTTCCAGTCAACCATGGTCGCCCTGCTGCCGAAAGACAGCCCGATAAACGGCCCGGTCTCGCTGGAATGGCTGTGCAACAACAACCTGCTAATGATGCAGCATCAGGATCCGCTCGGTCAGGTACTGCACCGTGCGTTACGCGACAAGGCGCTACAGCCAGCCGCTTCGCTCTACATCAAAACCTACTCGGTGATTGCCGACATGGTACTGGCGGGCGGCGGTGCAGGCATCGTCGATCTCTTTACCGCCTGTCGCTATGCGGATCAGCTAAAAATCGTCCCTATCGACCAGCCGCTGCCTTTTGAAGTCACGCTGATCAGCCGCCGTGATAACCCGCAATCACAGGCGACGCTACAACTGAAACAGATGATGAAAAACCGCTGTCGCGACATCGCCAGACAGAACGAGGCCTTGCTTAACGCCGCCTGA
- a CDS encoding ORF6N domain-containing protein, with amino-acid sequence MKNEMAFSGQGNSHTQNPATQPMHLPVIEWQGVRVVTTETLATGYDTGTTNIRTNLSSHRQRFTEGIHYFNVAGRELAQLRVSNADAQISNKARSVTLWTERGAARMSKVVDTDAAWSFFEILESCYFTQKREQQLPLAVPNFTDPAAAARAWADEFEAKRKAIVITHQQAEYIERLEQLFANGLSPVQFCKRLNGVNCSKVNAYLASVGWLYDDNPEGNNARWRVYSYARDRYLTEKTSTISPPASEGFIAYNPVLLRKGAVWIYRHYLNGELPMKSDWNGEFTHDKDLSGDKHASAQ; translated from the coding sequence ATGAAAAATGAAATGGCCTTCTCTGGCCAGGGGAATTCTCACACCCAAAATCCAGCGACTCAACCGATGCACCTGCCTGTTATTGAATGGCAAGGCGTTCGGGTGGTCACGACAGAAACCTTGGCAACAGGATATGACACAGGGACAACCAATATTCGTACCAATCTTTCTTCCCATAGGCAGCGATTCACCGAAGGCATTCATTACTTCAATGTCGCTGGTCGAGAGTTGGCACAATTGCGAGTCAGCAATGCTGACGCGCAAATATCGAACAAAGCCAGAAGCGTTACCTTATGGACGGAACGTGGTGCAGCCCGTATGTCCAAGGTTGTCGATACAGATGCCGCATGGTCTTTCTTTGAAATCCTGGAGAGCTGCTACTTCACCCAAAAAAGAGAGCAGCAACTGCCGCTGGCAGTTCCCAACTTCACCGATCCCGCCGCCGCTGCACGCGCCTGGGCAGATGAATTTGAAGCAAAGCGCAAGGCCATTGTCATAACGCACCAGCAGGCGGAATACATCGAACGGTTAGAGCAACTGTTTGCTAACGGGCTTTCGCCGGTACAGTTTTGCAAACGCCTCAACGGTGTTAATTGCAGCAAGGTTAACGCCTACCTTGCTTCTGTCGGGTGGCTATATGACGACAATCCAGAGGGTAACAATGCACGCTGGCGCGTTTACTCCTATGCACGGGATCGTTATCTGACAGAAAAAACCAGCACCATTAGCCCGCCAGCATCAGAAGGGTTTATTGCCTACAACCCGGTGTTATTAAGGAAAGGGGCTGTGTGGATCTATCGACACTATTTGAATGGTGAACTTCCGATGAAGTCGGACTGGAATGGTGAGTTTACCCACGATAAAGATCTGTCAGGAGATAAGCATGCTAGCGCTCAATAA
- a CDS encoding isoaspartyl peptidase/L-asparaginase family protein translates to MTKPVIVIHGGAGALTRSAMSAEKEQRYLAALSEIVASGQRILAENGSALDAVTEAVRLLEECPLFNAGHGSVFTHAETHELDASIMDGRSLDAGAVSCVSHIRNPILAARTVLEASPHVMFTADGAEAFAQLHGLEMVDPAFFSTDERRQQLHNAQAGSGRVILDHDGQNDPIDPDRKFGTVGAVALDSAGNLAAATSTGGMTNKQAGRVGDSPIIGAGCYANNQTVAVSCTGTGEVFMRAVAAYDVSALMEYAGFTLQQASDRVVMEKLVQMDGSGGLIAVDKAGNIALPFNSEGMYRGYGYVGEEPVADIYR, encoded by the coding sequence ATGACGAAACCCGTGATTGTGATCCACGGTGGCGCAGGTGCGCTGACCCGCTCGGCTATGAGCGCTGAAAAAGAGCAACGCTACCTGGCCGCATTGTCCGAGATTGTCGCCAGTGGACAACGCATTCTGGCCGAAAACGGCAGCGCGCTGGATGCCGTGACAGAAGCCGTCCGCCTGTTGGAAGAGTGCCCCTTGTTCAACGCCGGACACGGCTCGGTCTTCACCCACGCGGAGACCCACGAACTGGACGCCAGCATCATGGACGGACGTTCGCTGGATGCCGGTGCGGTGAGCTGTGTTAGCCATATCCGTAACCCGATTCTGGCCGCGCGTACCGTACTCGAAGCCAGCCCGCATGTGATGTTTACCGCCGACGGCGCAGAAGCCTTTGCACAACTGCACGGCCTGGAGATGGTTGACCCGGCGTTTTTCTCCACCGACGAACGCCGCCAGCAGTTGCATAACGCGCAGGCAGGATCAGGCCGCGTCATCCTCGACCATGACGGCCAGAATGACCCTATCGATCCCGACCGTAAATTCGGCACCGTCGGCGCGGTCGCGCTCGACAGCGCTGGAAATCTTGCGGCAGCCACCTCAACGGGCGGCATGACCAACAAGCAGGCCGGACGCGTGGGCGACAGCCCGATTATCGGCGCAGGCTGCTACGCCAATAACCAGACGGTAGCCGTTTCCTGCACCGGCACGGGCGAAGTCTTTATGCGTGCCGTCGCCGCCTATGATGTCTCGGCGCTGATGGAATACGCCGGATTCACGCTACAGCAGGCCAGCGATCGCGTGGTGATGGAGAAACTGGTGCAGATGGACGGCAGCGGCGGACTGATTGCCGTGGACAAAGCCGGCAACATCGCCCTGCCGTTCAACAGCGAAGGCATGTACCGCGGCTATGGCTACGTGGGCGAAGAGCCCGTCGCCGATATCTATCGCTAA
- a CDS encoding ABC transporter permease, with protein sequence MFAYIVRRLLEMIPVLLVVSLLVFGFIKLLPGDPARIYAGADATIEAVEAARQQLGLNDPLPQQYVHWLGGLFSGDLGVTYRTQQPVIDVISKSFMPTMWLALAGFVWSVLLGLLIGVVSALKRGKWQDWTLMSFAVGGISMPPFWLGLLLIQFVAMPFGVFSVSGFNQPSDIILPALTLGASVAAVMARFTRSAFLEVAQEDYVRTARSKGLRNRLVTWKHVMRNALIPVITMLGLQFGFLLGGSIVVESVFSWPGLGWLLIESIKTQDQPVIQALVMLFVFEFIVINLLVDLLYAVVNPAIRLR encoded by the coding sequence ATGTTTGCTTATATCGTCCGACGTTTGCTGGAAATGATCCCGGTTCTACTGGTGGTCTCCCTGTTAGTGTTCGGTTTTATCAAGCTGTTGCCGGGTGACCCGGCACGTATTTACGCTGGTGCTGATGCGACGATTGAGGCGGTGGAAGCCGCCCGTCAGCAGTTAGGGTTAAATGACCCGCTGCCGCAGCAGTATGTCCACTGGCTCGGCGGCCTGTTCAGCGGCGATCTGGGTGTGACGTACCGCACCCAGCAACCGGTCATCGACGTTATCAGCAAGAGCTTTATGCCCACCATGTGGCTGGCGCTGGCGGGCTTCGTCTGGTCGGTGCTGCTCGGCCTGCTGATCGGCGTGGTTTCCGCGCTCAAGCGGGGCAAATGGCAGGACTGGACGCTGATGAGCTTCGCCGTCGGTGGGATTTCCATGCCACCGTTCTGGCTCGGCCTGTTGCTGATTCAGTTTGTGGCCATGCCGTTCGGCGTCTTTTCCGTCAGCGGCTTTAATCAGCCCAGCGACATCATTCTGCCCGCCCTGACGCTCGGGGCATCGGTGGCTGCCGTTATGGCGCGCTTTACCCGCTCCGCGTTTCTGGAAGTCGCACAGGAAGACTACGTGCGCACCGCTCGCTCCAAGGGGCTGCGCAATCGGCTGGTCACCTGGAAGCACGTGATGCGTAACGCGCTAATTCCGGTCATCACCATGCTGGGGCTGCAATTCGGCTTCCTGCTCGGTGGATCCATCGTGGTTGAAAGCGTGTTTAGCTGGCCGGGTCTGGGCTGGCTGTTAATTGAATCCATCAAGACGCAGGATCAGCCAGTTATTCAGGCGCTGGTGATGCTGTTCGTGTTTGAATTTATTGTCATTAACCTGTTGGTGGACCTGCTGTACGCGGTGGTCAATCCGGCGATTCGCCTACGTTAG
- a CDS encoding P1 family peptidase, with translation MNDYQQQQQALLLQRWKTTRQLGTPRSASGPHNSISDVAGVRVGHCTLAAGEVQTGVTAIVPPGENLFTRPLPCGAAVLNGFAKPVGLVQIEELGQLQTPILLSNTLATGTLFTTLVRDAIARNPELGRTLPTVNPLALECNDGWLNDIQALAVTEHMARQALDSAAESFTRGSVGAGRGMSCFSLKGGIGTASRLIPELNATLGVLVLANFGTLSALTLDGVQMGNALAPILPELAPQQDAGSIIIIMATDAPLDARQLKRIAKRAGAGLGRLGSYWGHGSGDIAVAFSTCPQPQPPEDAQLEPLLNAAADATEHAVLDAMLQADAVTGFRGHHRPTLPQALDRLAAALYP, from the coding sequence ATGAACGACTATCAGCAACAGCAGCAGGCGCTGTTGCTACAACGCTGGAAAACGACGCGGCAGTTGGGTACGCCGCGCTCGGCTAGCGGACCGCATAACAGTATCAGTGATGTGGCAGGCGTGCGCGTCGGCCACTGCACGCTGGCGGCAGGCGAAGTGCAAACTGGCGTCACGGCGATTGTGCCGCCCGGCGAGAACCTGTTCACCCGTCCTCTGCCCTGCGGCGCGGCGGTACTGAACGGCTTCGCCAAGCCCGTCGGACTGGTACAGATTGAGGAGCTGGGACAGTTGCAAACGCCCATCCTGCTCAGTAACACGCTGGCGACCGGCACGCTGTTTACCACGCTGGTGCGCGATGCCATTGCCCGCAACCCTGAACTAGGTCGCACACTGCCGACGGTGAACCCGCTGGCGCTGGAGTGCAACGACGGCTGGCTAAACGATATTCAGGCGCTGGCAGTAACAGAACACATGGCACGACAAGCGTTGGACAGTGCGGCTGAGAGTTTCACACGCGGTAGCGTCGGTGCCGGACGTGGCATGAGCTGCTTTAGCCTGAAAGGCGGCATCGGCACCGCATCACGCCTGATTCCTGAATTGAACGCCACGCTTGGCGTGTTGGTGCTGGCAAACTTCGGCACGCTTTCCGCGCTCACGCTGGACGGCGTACAGATGGGGAACGCCCTCGCGCCCATCCTGCCGGAGCTTGCACCGCAGCAGGACGCCGGATCGATCATCATTATCATGGCGACGGATGCCCCGCTCGATGCGCGCCAGCTCAAGCGCATCGCCAAGCGCGCCGGTGCGGGATTAGGTCGGCTCGGCAGCTACTGGGGACACGGCTCCGGTGATATCGCCGTCGCGTTCTCCACCTGCCCGCAGCCGCAGCCGCCGGAGGATGCGCAGCTTGAACCGTTGTTAAACGCCGCCGCCGACGCGACTGAACACGCGGTGCTCGACGCCATGCTTCAGGCAGACGCCGTGACCGGTTTTCGCGGCCATCACCGCCCGACACTGCCACAGGCGTTGGATCGACTGGCCGCAGCTCTTTATCCATAA
- a CDS encoding ABC transporter permease subunit — MNLPSEPVVAAATLDEETIRSPWRDFVQVFIRNPMALVSSGFVLLLVLVAIFAPWLAPWNPMEPDWVSLASPPSAAHWMGTDDLGRDVMSRIIYGARISLYIGIFSVTLGMLVGIVLGLLAGYYGRWVDTLIMRGSDVLFAFPGMLLAIAVVAILGPGLNNVIIAVAVFSVPVFARIVRASTLSLKQAAYVEAVRCAGAPDRIVLMRHILPGTLPNVIVYFTMRIGTSILTAAGLSFIGLGPEPDVPEWGNILAMSRSLMMAGAWHVSVFPGLAIFFTVLAFNLLGDALRDTLDPKLKS; from the coding sequence ATGAACCTTCCTTCCGAACCCGTCGTGGCCGCAGCCACGCTTGATGAAGAGACGATACGTTCGCCGTGGCGCGATTTCGTTCAGGTCTTTATCCGTAACCCGATGGCGCTGGTGTCCAGCGGCTTCGTTCTGCTGCTGGTACTAGTCGCGATTTTCGCCCCCTGGCTGGCACCGTGGAACCCGATGGAGCCAGATTGGGTATCGCTGGCTTCACCGCCTTCAGCGGCGCACTGGATGGGCACCGACGATCTGGGGCGCGATGTGATGAGCCGTATCATCTACGGCGCACGCATCTCGTTATACATCGGTATCTTTTCCGTCACGCTGGGCATGCTGGTCGGCATCGTGCTCGGTCTGCTAGCAGGCTACTATGGCCGCTGGGTGGATACGCTGATCATGCGCGGTTCCGACGTGCTGTTCGCCTTCCCCGGCATGCTGCTGGCCATTGCGGTCGTCGCGATCCTCGGCCCCGGCCTGAACAACGTGATTATCGCTGTCGCGGTCTTCAGCGTACCGGTCTTCGCCCGCATCGTGCGTGCTTCTACGCTGTCGCTGAAACAGGCGGCTTATGTGGAAGCGGTACGCTGCGCCGGCGCACCGGATCGCATCGTGCTGATGCGCCACATCCTGCCCGGCACGCTGCCTAACGTGATCGTCTATTTCACCATGCGTATCGGCACCAGCATCCTGACCGCAGCAGGTCTGAGCTTCATCGGCCTTGGCCCAGAGCCGGACGTACCGGAATGGGGCAATATTCTGGCGATGAGCCGCAGCCTGATGATGGCGGGTGCCTGGCATGTCAGCGTGTTCCCAGGTCTGGCGATTTTCTTCACCGTGCTGGCGTTTAACCTGCTTGGGGATGCGCTGCGTGATACGCTCGATCCCAAACTGAAAAGCTGA
- a CDS encoding tyrosine-type recombinase/integrase, translated as MPKLTDMQIRAWIKAGERFEGRSDGNGLYLRYREADKTPTWRFRYKLSGKPRAMLIGSYAQLSLAKARETAKELSARVALGHDVAGEKQARKAEALAKMDAEKNALRVSALATEYFERQILPRWKHPDILRRRIDKDINPCIGHMKVDDVKPRHIDDMLKGIVDRGAPTIATDVLRWTRRIFDYGIKRHALEINPCSAFEVSDAGGKEVARERWLTRNELIQLFQAMRKAKGFSRQNELTFKLLLTLCVRKMELCAARWEEFDLDAAIWHLPEERSKNGDPIDIPLPPPALEWLRELHSFSCNSAWVLPARKMQNRMIPHIQESTLPVALVKVRAVMTDVPNFTIHDFRRTARTHLAALGVDPVVAERCLNHRIKGVEGIYNRYQYFDERKAALTLWANLLVALEHGEDYNVTPIRKTN; from the coding sequence ATGCCAAAACTAACAGATATGCAGATCCGCGCCTGGATAAAGGCAGGGGAGCGATTTGAAGGCCGCTCAGACGGTAACGGGCTTTACCTCAGATACCGGGAGGCTGATAAAACCCCCACGTGGAGATTTCGCTACAAGTTATCTGGGAAGCCCCGTGCCATGCTAATTGGCTCTTATGCGCAATTATCACTGGCAAAGGCCAGAGAAACAGCCAAAGAGTTATCCGCCCGCGTTGCGCTGGGGCATGACGTAGCAGGTGAGAAGCAGGCGCGAAAAGCCGAGGCATTAGCAAAGATGGATGCCGAAAAAAACGCGCTGCGTGTTTCTGCCCTAGCTACCGAATACTTTGAACGCCAGATTTTACCCCGCTGGAAGCACCCCGACATTTTGCGCCGCCGTATCGACAAGGATATAAACCCCTGCATTGGTCACATGAAGGTCGATGACGTTAAACCACGCCATATTGATGACATGCTAAAAGGCATCGTAGATCGCGGAGCGCCAACCATAGCAACGGACGTTCTGCGCTGGACACGTCGCATATTCGACTATGGGATTAAACGGCATGCTTTAGAAATAAACCCGTGTTCAGCCTTTGAAGTATCAGATGCTGGCGGCAAAGAGGTGGCCCGTGAACGGTGGCTCACTCGGAATGAGCTTATCCAACTGTTTCAGGCTATGCGGAAAGCAAAGGGATTCAGTCGCCAGAATGAGCTTACCTTTAAATTATTGCTAACACTGTGTGTGCGTAAAATGGAACTGTGCGCAGCGCGCTGGGAAGAATTTGATTTAGACGCTGCCATCTGGCATTTACCAGAAGAACGCAGCAAGAACGGCGATCCAATAGATATTCCCCTCCCTCCACCAGCACTCGAATGGTTGAGAGAGCTTCATTCGTTTTCGTGCAATAGCGCATGGGTTCTTCCAGCTAGAAAGATGCAAAATCGCATGATCCCACATATTCAGGAAAGCACGCTTCCCGTCGCACTGGTGAAAGTACGGGCAGTAATGACTGATGTGCCTAACTTCACTATTCACGATTTCCGGCGTACAGCACGCACTCATCTGGCCGCGTTAGGTGTTGATCCCGTGGTGGCTGAACGTTGCCTGAATCACCGGATAAAAGGCGTTGAGGGGATTTATAACCGTTACCAGTATTTCGACGAACGTAAGGCGGCATTAACTCTGTGGGCTAACCTGCTGGTGGCTCTGGAGCATGGCGAAGATTACAACGTGACACCTATCAGAAAGACAAATTAA
- a CDS encoding glutathione ABC transporter substrate-binding protein translates to MKPFVRRSAVALGLSLCLAAVAQAQDLRISIYADITGLDPHDTSDTLSYSIQSGIFERLFQFDNKMKLVPRLATGYTSNDTATEFVVTLREGITFQDGAPFNADAVKANLDRLADQSKGLKRNSLFNMVQSVTVLSPTQVKIELNKSFGAFVNTLAHPSAVMHSPEALKKYPDEAQLRVHPVGTGPFKFTEWQQGKDVKLVKFDNYWQKGWPKVDSVTFYPTPEDSTRVASLKSGQVDAVYPLPSDLIATVQSDSKLAIQRDPSIYQFWLAMNNLRPPLNDIRVRQALNYAINRDIWLKVGFAGMGVPASSAMAPDVQFFARQTSPNYTYNPEKAKALLKEAGYANGLSLKLWTTNRTDYIRSAQFFKQQLEQVGVKVTVTPMDSGMRNAKLFGVKDPKDAEFDLFYNGWSPSTGDADWALRPLFATESWVPVAYNVSYYSNPVTDKAITAGLATADADKRAAAYADAQRQIWQDAPVVFLGSPDNIVGKTKNLDGVYMLADGSLIFDQAEFK, encoded by the coding sequence ATGAAGCCATTTGTTCGCCGCTCTGCCGTTGCCCTCGGGCTCTCACTGTGTCTGGCGGCTGTTGCCCAGGCGCAAGACCTTCGCATTTCCATCTATGCCGATATCACCGGGCTCGACCCGCACGATACCTCGGACACGCTGAGCTACTCCATTCAGAGCGGCATCTTCGAGCGCCTGTTCCAGTTCGATAATAAAATGAAGCTGGTACCGCGTCTGGCGACGGGCTACACCAGTAACGACACCGCTACCGAATTCGTCGTGACGCTGCGTGAAGGCATCACCTTCCAGGACGGCGCACCATTCAACGCCGACGCCGTTAAAGCCAACCTCGACCGTCTGGCCGATCAGAGCAAGGGCCTGAAGCGCAACAGCCTGTTTAACATGGTGCAAAGCGTCACCGTGCTGTCGCCGACGCAGGTCAAAATCGAGCTGAACAAATCCTTCGGTGCCTTTGTGAACACGCTGGCGCACCCGTCTGCCGTCATGCACAGCCCGGAAGCACTGAAGAAATACCCGGATGAAGCACAGCTGCGCGTACACCCGGTCGGAACGGGTCCGTTCAAGTTCACCGAATGGCAGCAGGGTAAAGACGTGAAGCTGGTAAAATTCGACAACTACTGGCAGAAAGGCTGGCCGAAAGTCGACAGCGTGACCTTCTACCCGACGCCGGAAGATTCCACCCGCGTGGCGTCACTGAAATCCGGCCAGGTCGATGCCGTGTATCCGCTGCCTTCCGATCTGATCGCCACCGTACAAAGCGACAGCAAGCTGGCGATTCAGCGCGACCCAAGTATTTATCAATTCTGGCTGGCGATGAACAACCTGCGTCCGCCGCTGAACGATATCCGCGTGCGTCAGGCGCTTAACTACGCCATCAACCGCGATATCTGGCTGAAGGTCGGCTTTGCCGGCATGGGCGTTCCTGCTTCCTCTGCGATGGCACCGGACGTGCAGTTCTTCGCACGCCAAACCTCGCCGAACTACACCTATAACCCAGAGAAAGCCAAGGCGCTGCTGAAAGAAGCAGGCTACGCCAACGGCCTGAGCCTGAAACTGTGGACGACGAACCGCACCGACTACATCCGTAGCGCGCAGTTCTTCAAACAGCAGCTAGAGCAGGTCGGCGTCAAAGTCACCGTCACGCCGATGGATTCCGGGATGCGTAACGCCAAACTGTTTGGTGTGAAAGATCCGAAAGACGCCGAATTTGACCTGTTCTACAACGGCTGGTCTCCGTCTACCGGTGATGCTGACTGGGCACTGCGTCCGCTGTTCGCTACCGAATCCTGGGTGCCGGTTGCCTATAACGTCTCCTACTACAGCAATCCGGTAACGGATAAAGCGATTACCGCTGGGTTGGCGACGGCCGATGCCGACAAACGTGCCGCGGCTTACGCTGATGCACAGCGTCAGATTTGGCAGGATGCGCCTGTGGTCTTCCTGGGCTCGCCGGACAACATTGTCGGTAAAACCAAGAACCTCGATGGCGTGTACATGCTGGCAGACGGCTCACTGATCTTCGATCAGGCTGAATTTAAGTAA
- a CDS encoding YicC/YloC family endoribonuclease: MIRSMTAYARREIKGNWGSAAWELRSVNQRYLETYLRLPEQFRSLEPVARERIRARLTRGKIECNLRFELDPSAQSALILNEKLAKQLVNAANWVKMQSDEGEINPVDILRWPGVMSAEEQDLDAISAELLKALEGALDDFIAARESEGNALKALIEQRLAGVSAEVVKVRAQMPNILLWQRERLQSKLEDAQVQLENNRLEQELVLMAQRVDVAEELDRLDAHVKETYKILKKEEAVGRRLDFMMQEFNRESNTLASKSINADVTASAIELKVLIEQMREQIQNIE; the protein is encoded by the coding sequence ATGATTCGCAGCATGACCGCTTACGCCCGCCGAGAAATCAAGGGCAACTGGGGAAGCGCAGCCTGGGAACTGCGTTCCGTTAACCAGCGCTATCTGGAAACCTATCTTCGTTTACCGGAACAATTCCGCAGCCTCGAACCTGTAGCCCGTGAGCGCATCCGCGCTCGTTTGACCCGTGGCAAAATCGAATGCAACCTGCGTTTTGAACTCGACCCGAGTGCGCAAAGTGCACTGATCCTGAACGAAAAGCTGGCGAAACAGCTGGTTAATGCCGCCAACTGGGTCAAAATGCAAAGCGACGAAGGGGAAATCAACCCGGTTGATATTCTGCGTTGGCCTGGCGTAATGTCGGCAGAAGAGCAGGATCTAGACGCCATCAGCGCTGAACTGCTGAAAGCACTGGAAGGCGCGCTGGATGACTTCATCGCCGCCCGTGAAAGCGAAGGCAACGCGCTGAAAGCGCTGATCGAACAGCGTCTGGCTGGCGTCAGCGCCGAAGTCGTCAAAGTCCGCGCCCAGATGCCGAACATCCTGCTCTGGCAGCGCGAACGCCTGCAAAGCAAGCTGGAAGATGCGCAGGTACAGCTGGAAAATAACCGTCTGGAACAGGAACTGGTGCTGATGGCACAGCGCGTCGACGTCGCCGAAGAACTCGACCGCCTCGACGCTCACGTCAAAGAAACCTACAAAATCCTGAAAAAAGAAGAAGCCGTCGGCCGCCGCCTCGACTTCATGATGCAGGAATTCAACCGCGAATCGAACACGCTGGCCTCGAAATCCATCAACGCCGACGTCACCGCTTCAGCCATTGAATTGAAAGTACTGATCGAGCAAATGCGGGAACAGATTCAGAATATCGAGTAA